In a genomic window of Fodinibius sp. Rm-B-1B1-1:
- the rplR gene encoding 50S ribosomal protein L18, whose amino-acid sequence MDKNIKKTLRRDRIRRRIRSTIKGTAERPRLCVYKSNKNIYAQLVNDRLGHTLAAVSTESEGVADEVQDMSKKEAAEVVGKQLAELAKDQGLEKAVFDRSGYKYHGVVKALAEGAREGGLDF is encoded by the coding sequence ATGGATAAGAATATCAAAAAAACATTACGTCGCGATAGGATACGTCGCCGTATTCGTTCAACGATAAAAGGTACGGCAGAACGACCGAGGTTGTGTGTATATAAAAGCAATAAAAATATCTACGCACAGCTTGTTAATGATCGTTTGGGACATACTTTAGCTGCGGTTTCTACCGAATCTGAAGGTGTTGCTGACGAAGTGCAAGATATGAGCAAGAAGGAAGCTGCTGAAGTTGTTGGAAAACAATTAGCGGAACTTGCTAAAGATCAAGGACTTGAAAAAGCTGTATTCGATCGAAGTGGTTATAAATACCACGGCGTTGTTAAAGCCCTTGCAGAGGGTGCTCGCGAAGGAGGTTTAGACTTTTAA